DNA from Thermococcus sp. LS1:
GGCCTCGGCCTCGGCGGCTCCCTGCCGGTTGCAAGCTCGTACTTCGCCGAGTTCATGCCCCGCTCGATAAGGGGCGCGATGATTTCAATCCTTGAGAGCTTCTGGGCGGTAGGCACGATAATCATAGGCGTAGTTGCGATTCTCGTCAAGGCCGACTGGAGGAACATACTGCTCTTCGGCGGCGCGATAATACTTATTCTGCCACTCCTCCTCACGCTCCCGGAGTCGCCCCGCTACCTGCTCATCAAGGGAAGGGTTAAAGAGGCCGAGGAGACCATCAGGGAGATATTCGGGGTGAAGGTTAAACTTGAGAGGCCAGAGGAAGAAAAGAGAATCTCGGTCGGAGATCTCTGGAGGAAGTACGGAAGAACAACCCTCATGCTCACGATAGCCTGGTTCAGCATAGCCTTCGCCTACTACGGCTTCTTCATTTGGCTCCCGAGGTTTCTGGCCTCGACCCTTGGAATCACCGTCTTCAGGAGCTTCCAGTACTTCATTATCACCGCCATCGCCCAGCTGCCCGGCTACTGGAGCGCCGCTTACCTCCTTGAGAGGATTGGGAGGAAGAAAACCCTTTCCTACTACCTCCTGCTTTCGGGAATAGCGGGCGTCGGCTTCTACTTCGCGGCTAACTCAGGCAACGAGACGGCGATAATCGCGAGCGCTATAGCCTTCAGCTTCTTCAACCTCGGAGCTTGGGGTGCGATATACGCCTACACGCCGGAGCTTTACCCAACAGCCGTCAGGGGCACCGGCACCGGCTGGGCTGGGGCAATGGCAAGGATAGGCGGGGGAATCGCGCCGATCTTGGCCGGCAAGATAATGGAGCTGAGCGGA
Protein-coding regions in this window:
- a CDS encoding MFS transporter, with the translated sequence MKPGDRKMEVIENSRLNKFHYTLLAILGTVWAFIAVNTISAGFVIALLKNDPAFEGSLAKLGSLGSAALFGMLFGAWLFGYLADRIGRKKTLTLAVATFSIGSIVSSFAGNLDTLIALRFIVGLGLGGSLPVASSYFAEFMPRSIRGAMISILESFWAVGTIIIGVVAILVKADWRNILLFGGAIILILPLLLTLPESPRYLLIKGRVKEAEETIREIFGVKVKLERPEEEKRISVGDLWRKYGRTTLMLTIAWFSIAFAYYGFFIWLPRFLASTLGITVFRSFQYFIITAIAQLPGYWSAAYLLERIGRKKTLSYYLLLSGIAGVGFYFAANSGNETAIIASAIAFSFFNLGAWGAIYAYTPELYPTAVRGTGTGWAGAMARIGGGIAPILAGKIMELSGSALAVLVIAVVAIIGALDVLALGEETMGRELA